One Capra hircus breed San Clemente chromosome 3, ASM170441v1, whole genome shotgun sequence genomic window, AGGAGCTCACTGTCTCCCTGCAGAGACCACAGGGAGACACATGTGGAGCTGCTAAAACACACCAGGAGGTACACGACTAAAGGCTAAAATTAGGGACGGAGCTGTAGGTGTCAGAGAGCAGGGGATATCGGGGTGGCTGTGACCTCTCTTCCGACTGCTCTGAGCACCAATGCCTGTTTCCAGAATTCACCTCTTGCTCTCTCTGCCCCCTCAGTACCTAGGGTACCTGTGAGTCCAGCCTGGAAAGGGAAAGTGCTGGCCCCTTTccctaacacaaacacacacactcgtATATACGCACCAAGTCAATCACTGACCCAGGCTTTTCAATCTCTGGTCTCCTCTCCAAGCCCTTCCGGAGGCTGGCACACAGTCGAACTCTATAAATGGCTGTTTGATGGATGAATGCATGAGTGGCCTGAAGGCCTATCAGAGCCAGAGTGAATGGGACAAGGGCAGTACGGTGATGGTTCTAGAAAGGAGTTGTGGGAGGTGGGTGCTCTGCTAAACTTGGTGGGAGAGGCAGCTTCCTTGCTCTGCCTCACCACTTGCTGGGCTCTCCTGATAGGCTTGGGGGTCGTAGGCTGGGGGACCTCGCCTCACATTCGCTGTGCCAGCCTTCTGCTAATACCCAAGATGCTGGGCAAAGAGGGCAGGCTCTTTGTACTGGGATATGCCTTGGCCGCCATCTATGAGGGTGAGTGTGTTCCCCTGGGTACCAGTTAGTGACCCTGAAGCAGTGACTCTGGGTGGGCTATCCATTGAGAGCCAGGCTTGGTGAAGAACAAAGAGTGGGGGGTCTAATCCCAGCTGTTCTGACTTGTGTGTCCCCTGAGAGAGTTCCTCTGAGTGTCTGAGCCTCTTTCATTtacaaaacgaaaaaaaaaaaaaaaaatcaggggttGAATGAGATGACCTCTCACCAGCTTCTGGGCCCCATCAATGTACAGTTCTAGAAGGTGGTCACCACCCGCAGAGTGGGAGCTTGGGATGGGCTGGAGAAAGTTAATTGGCTCTAGAGGGAGGTAATctaccagggcatcttcccccaGGACCAGTGGCCAACCTGCGACACAACCTCAACGAGGTGATAGCATCGCTCGGCTGCACCGTGGAGCTGCAGATCAACAGCACCCGCACAGCTTGGCGTGTCTCCACAGCCCCCCTGCGGGCAGTGCTCAAGGACCTGCTGGTCAGGACCCTACACCGGCAGGGTCTAGGGGTCCCTCTCCCCACAGGGCCTAGATGACCTGAGCTGAGAGCTGGGATCCTGGACATATAGTTTCACAACAGGGCCAGTGGTACTGGCATTTGGGCAGAACTGTTCCCAAACATTGCCCTGGTCTCTGGGCACCAAATGGCAGAAGAGCTCCTACCCTCTGGCCCCTGGGGCATATCccacatgcattcccaaacaccCAAGTAGGTAGTGCTCTGGGCGGCTGAGCTAGGATGGCAGGAAACTGGGGGCCCTGGCCTTGAGGAATTGGGAAACTTTGAGGGTGAGGGGATGAGGGAATAAGGTACTGGAAAACTGAAGATTGGGGTCTGGAAAAGTTGGAAAGTTGAGGAGCTGGGGACACAAGGACCTTGGGGCTTCGGAGCTGGGAATGCAGATGGCACAGTGGCCTGAGTAGCGATGAGGGGTAAAGTCAAGGACCTGGGGAACCTTCCTCGACTAGCAAGGATCTGGAATGGGAGGCCTCGGGAGGAGCTGGGAACCTGGGAGGTGAGTGGAACAGTGGCaccgggggaggggagaaggctcCGAAGGACTACAGACAGTGGAGAAACTAAGCTGAGAGCCCATCTCCAGGCCTCGGCTCCTTATAGCTGGAGGTAAGAGCCCGAGGCTGGGCTGCTGGGGACAGACAGGCTGTCGGGCACAGAAGCTCCAAGTTGCCATGCCTGACTCCTTTCCTGCCTCCAACCCCAGAGCAGCAAAGAGTCGCTGAAAGCTGAGACCCagaacatcaccaactcctttgAGGAACTGGATGCCCAGGTGAACAGTGAGAGCGGATTCTCACCCAAAGATGCTGAGGGCTCAGAGACAGCCCCGGGTGAGGAGGCCCCCGCTGCCTCAGCCTTCAGACACCACCTCTCTACACAGAAGATGTATGAGCTGAAGACTAAGCTGCGCTGCTCCCGTGAGCGAGGGtccctgggcagggcaggggcccGGGCGTCGGCTCAGGGGCTGGGGACCTCAGACCCCCGGTGGCCCTTCCTGCAGATGTGGTGAACGAGGCCATGTTCAGCTGCCGCCGCTGGTTTGACCAGAAGCATGGAGTGTGTATGCAGCGCATCTGGGTGCCCCTCCTCAACCACCTACTCTGCCTGCCCATGAAGTTCAAGTTCTTCTGCAGCATTGCCAAGGGTGAGCACACAGGCAGGAGGGTGGGGAGCACCAGGGCTAGGGATCTGAgtcctgggggaccctgggaaggtGTCAGGCAGGAAGGCAGTCAGGAGGGGAGGCTTTGGGTTCTGAGGACACAGCATCCTTAGGGCCCAGCGCCTCCAGCTGACCAGATTTGTGACTCAGGTAAGTTCCTGCTTTGTCTCTTCATCTGAAAGATGGGCATCATGATAGTACTTATCCCATTAGGGGTCTTGAGGATTTAAGGAGATCATACACATAAAGCAACTACCAGAGCCAGCACACAGAGGAACTGCTTTGTTAAGTGTTGGCTATCAAATTAGTGTTTGGTACAGTTACAGACAGGTGAAAAAAATGGGGGGAAGAATCAAGGGGAGTGAAGAAGGGAAAAACTCAAGGTGGTAGAAAGCCGTGGGCAGGGAATTCTCTTtcagtccagttgttaagactccaaCAGTTAGGACTCCGAGCTGTCACTGCCAAgagccaaggttcaatccctggcctctgaactaagattccataagtcacaccaaaaaatgaaaagaaagaaagaaagtcacgGGCAGAGAGACAAAAACAGGATCACGGAAAGGGAGCACTGGAGGCCGGGCACAGGGAGGCCCCCTGACCTGGCCCCACTGCCCAGCAGTGATGGAAGTTTGGTGCCGCAGTCGTATCCCAGTGGAAGGCAACTTTGGGCAGACCTATGACTCCCTCAACCAGTCTATTCATGGCCTGGAGGGGGAATTTTCAGCGACTATTAACCTCAAGGTAAGAGACGGGCAGTGTGAGGTGGCGGGAGGTaggaagtgggaggaggaggCCACAGGGCACAGGATGCGAGGACCCAGGAGAGGTGGCTGGCGAGGGAGGGGACGAGGTGGCAAGTGGTGAAGGCGCTGGATGACGGGAGTGGGGAGGGTGTCCAGCCTGTGGGAAGGGCAGCCAGGTGTGAGAGGGTGTCAGCTCACAGAGCGGCAGAGGAGCAAGACGGCGTCAAGGAGGGTGGCGAACAGAAGGCAGAGCCCCCCTGAAGTTCCTGGGAGGAGGAGAGCACGAGGGAGCACCCCAGGGGGAGAAGCCACAGCCGGCCTGGGAAGCTGGGTCTGGGCCTCTGAGGCGGCGCCCGTGCCGTCCACCAGGAGGAGAGGCGGGCTGGGGTGCTGGGCCTCAACACGAGCTGGAAACACGTGAGCACCGAGGTGCGGGACTACGTGAGGCGCCAGGAGGCTCAGCTCGAGCGGACCCTGGGGCTGCTGCACGCGCTGCTCTCCTGCACCTTCCTGCTGGTCCTCCACGCGTGAGTCCTCAACCCCTGCCCGGAGCCCGGCCTACCGCCCGGCCGCGCCCTGAGGGAGGGCCTAGGAATGGAGCTGCAGAGCCCTCCTCCGATTGAATCTGAACGCTCTTCGCCTTTGACTTTGCCTTTTTACAAAGCTGGGTTCGTTGTTTACACAAAGTTAAAGGAAATGTGGACATTTTGTCAAAAGAAACGTTACCCCATGTTCCCACCACCTTAAAAGGGCGACCGTCTTCATTTATCTACCTCCTTCCGGCCTTTATCCCAacgctgacttttttttttttttaacttttagctttgacttttgatttttttttcttgcccttCATATTCCCCTTGGCTCTGACTTTGTGCCATTTTTATCGTCCaattctgctttcattttctcccGCCTGCTGTGTTGGCAGCTACTTTCCCTCCATTTGGACCAAAGTCCTCAACCCCACCCAGCCTGGCGTCCAGCTGGGCTGCCCTGGGCCTCACTCTGCTTCCCTGCCGACCTCTGGACCCTCTGTTTCCTGTCTCTAGCCCCACGTGCCTGAGATGGGCAGGGGCTGGACCAGGGCGGCCGCAGGGGCTcttgctcctcctgcccctgtcCGTGGGGCCTAGACTGCAAGTGAGTGTTTATGTGTATGCCCAGAGCCCCGTGGGAGGACAGAGATGAATGAGCCATAGTTCTGCCCTCAAGACGCTCATGGTTGAGGGGAGGTAGAAGAGGCGTCCACAAGACAGAGATGATTCAAAGGCTGTACGATGGACAGATATGGGAACTGAGGAAGTGCCGCTGAAAGGGCCATAACTGAGCTTCAAAAGGCTGCAGATGGGGAGCCACAGCCAAGAAGCGGGAAAGTATTCTCTTGGGTCAGGAATCCAGCATTTATGGGATGTGGCAGGCAGAGGTTGTGGTTGAGGACCCGGCATAGTCAGAACAGTCTGGAAATCCTTGCAGGAGGGCCCTGAACTGCCCCCCAGTGGCAAGGTTGCAGGCTGTACTGGAGCAgcttggaggcagggaggccaagGTGGGTCAGAGGTTAGGGAGCCAGGCTGGaacggaggtgggggtggggggcgtggcAGGAAGTTGGCCTGAaatggagggaggtgggggaaggtgCAGAGCCAGCTTgcggagggaaggaaggaggtacAGAGTCAAAAGCCACTTCCAGGCTTTCAACCTGGGTGAGGTCACTCATTGAAGGGTCTGAGCTGGGGAGGGGCGGAGACCCGGCTCCGCAGGCCCAGACGCAGCAGTGGTAGGGCTCCCCACAAGGGGGCGCTCACAGTCTTTCTTTGCACTTACAGACATTTCTATCTGAAAGGCAAAGATGTGGATTTTTACAGGGTCCCAGAACCAATAGCATTGGAAATCCTGTTTCACAGTTTACAGAGCTTATTTAATGTACTTTTACAGTTTTAAACACATTTCCAACAATTAACATTTTTCCTCAGGAAACTGAAGCATTATGTGGGACTTTGAGAGACACACAGAAAAGCTACGTTTGCGTgtgcacacacgctcacacagaaAACATCGCTTTACTCAGGGGTGTATCAGAGGAGGAGGGAAATGATGGTTGAAATGAGTTTTGCTTCAAGTGAGCTCCCAGGAGATATTTTGAGGGCTCAGCCAAGAGGCAGGGGCGTGCGAGGTGGACGTGGGAGTCAGTGGATCAGGCGATTTCTGCATCCTTGAGGGATTTTCCttgtctccctcctttcctcctaaTGTTTCCTCTGCTTGATATTCTTCCTGAAAGTTCCATGCCTGGGAAGGCTTCCCCTAGACTCccaggcacacacatgcacttacacacacccccctcccctcctcacctcTGTTGTGTCTCAGCAGAATGTGCGTGCATGGTTTTCACTGGACTGTGGGGCTgctggagggcagggcagggctttCTTCTCCGAGGACATAGACGGTGCTTGGTGCATGCTGGGTGGTCGGCTGACTGATCACAGCAGGGAAGCCCGTGGTTGAGGGTGGGTAAACCTGGAGGCAATGGAGACACCCTCATCCACAGGTGCTTCTCCTACATGGACAGCTATAACGGGGACATCCGCTTCGACAACATCTATATCAGCACCTACTTCTGTCAGATCGATGAACGCAGGAAGAAGCTAGTGAGTGTGCGCAGCCTTGCCCAGGAGTGCCCTGTCCTGTTCCCTGGGTGGCTTCCTGCTCCAGGAGGGCAGAAGGGAAGAGGACAGGGTgctcagtgtttctcacgatgGGGACATTTTTCCCAGGGCAAGCAGACGCTGCTGCCACTCCGCAAAGCCGAGAAGAAAACCGTCATCTTCCCCTGGGACCCCACGATCCAGGCCGCAGAAATGAGAAATGTGGTGAGGATAGCACGGAGGGCAGGACCCCAGATCCTACTAGAGGCAGGGATCTGAGGGGTGGAGGGCAGAGGGGGTTCAGAGGAGGCTCCAGGCCTGGACCAGTGGCACTGCCCAGCTCTGCCCCTCCTGCTCCCTGGCCAGTTAAGGGAGCTCGTGGAGACACTgcccgtgctgctgctgctgctgctgctctgtggCCTGGACTGGGCTCTCTACTCCATCTTCGACACTGTCCGCCACCACTCCTTCGTGCAGTACTCCTTCCGCAGTGAGCCCAGCCCCCACTCCAGGCTCCAGGCCCAAGGAGACAACCCCCTGGAGAACTCCCACCCTTGTGCAGCCACCCCATCCCAattcttccaatttttaaaaagtttattatatTTGGCTGCTTAGGTCttggttgtggctcatgggcttctgTCTAGTCGTGGCGCAGGGCTTCCAGAGCACGGGCTTAGTagctgtggctctcaggcttagtTACTTCACGGCATGTGGGCAcgtaggtccccaaccagggatggaaccctgctCTGGAaggcggactcttaaccactggaccacaaaggaagtccccagttctgtcatttccttctgcttctcagcCCCTACCTGCCCACCTTAGGGTCAAATATCAGCCCTGCAACTTGACAGCTGTCACTGGGAGCCTCAGTTGCCACTCCCCTTTGTATCTGTCAAAAGGAGGCATTAGTAATcagtgaagggatggaaaggcCTGTGCAGTTGAGAAGTATTGCTATACCTTGACCTCTCCCCTCCACCCAGTCTCCATCCTGCCCCATCTCCTTAACTCCAACTCTCTCCTGactcccccactccccacacacaccacgaCCCCTATCCTGGCATCAGGCAGTCATAAACTGGAAGTGAAAGTCGGGGGAGACTCCATGCTTGCCCGGCTTCTTCGGAATACCATCGGAGCCCTGAACACCTCCTCCGAGATGGTGGTGGACTCAAACAACATGCGTGAGTGATGCTGAAAGTTTGGATCAGAGGAATTGAAGGCTGGGGGCCGaggagaggaggcaggcagggtgTTTCCAAGACAAAGAATTAGGGGACTGGGCCTTGGCTATGGTGAAAAGGGGGTCGGTGTGTTTGCATTAGAGAATCAGAGTAGGAAACATCAGGTCAAGCTTGAAGGATTGGAGGATGACAGGTTTGGGTCAGAGGAGTCCAGAGGGTCCCCCAAGGTCCCAGCCCTCTGGAGCAATGCCGTTCAGTAGAACTTTCTGCCATGATGGAAAATTTCTACATCTGTGCCATGTTGAACAAATAGCTTCCTGGGCCTAATGGCTACAATACTGACAACACAGCTCTGCAGGGTGAGGAGCAGGCAGGAAGAAAACAGGGTAATCAGAGACCTAACCCACATCCCATGAACATGGGGAGTTCAGTGCAGAGTTGCGGCCAGCTGGACCAGGGCCATGCCCCTGACAGGCCTGGCTCCTCCCGCAGCCTGCCTGCCCCAGCCCGTGCCCCTGAGCACCAGGGCCTATTTGAAAGCAGCTCTACCGAGTGGCCTCCTAACATGCCTCTGCCTGCTCCAGGCTTTCGGCTACCGGCTCCGGAGGGTCATCGCAGCCTTCTACTTCCCCAAGGTGTGCCCCCAGCCTCTCCACCCTCAGGTGTGCACACACCAGCCTGCACCCAGCTCCCCATCAGCCCCACCTTGGGGGATGTCTTCCTCCTCTGTTCTGTCTCCTTGGCCCCAGCGAGAGAAGAAGCGGATCCTGTTCCTCTACAATGATCTCTTGAGGAAGAGAGCAGCCTTCACCCAGCTGAGGAGGGCTACCATCGTGAGGCGGGCAAGACAGCAGAGGGCTCCGGTAAGTCCAGGCCTGCACCTCTGGGTCTAGGAACTGGAGTGGGGCGGGGGGCATCTCCCCTTAGTCCATCCAGTCTCTACCAAGGTCCCAAGTCTACTGACACTCAGTGAGTTCTCATGGGATGCATGCAAAGGCCTTGGTCATCCAGTGCCTGGAGGTCAAGGCTGTGTCCATATCTGCCCAGCCTGAGATCCTAAGTGGACCATAGGGCTgtgatgtgcttagtcgctcagccatgtccgactctttgcaaccccatggactgtaacctgccaggctgctctatacatggaattctccaggcaagaatactggaattggttgccatgccctcctccagaggatcttcccaacccagggatcaaatccaggtctcctccattgcaggcggattctttactatctgagccaccagggaagcccaagaatactggattgggtaaactaccccttctccagggaattttcctgacctaggaatcgaactggggtctcctgcattgcaggtggattctttaccaactgagccacctggaccaTAGGGAAGCAGGCAAAAAGGAGGAATCAGATTTGATATAGTTGGGtcaaagaaaagcaagacagGTTCATCAGAAACAAGGGGcccaagggaaagccacaggttcTTCTGAGAGGATTTCAGATTAGAAGTTCAGTGCAGTTCCAGCAGAGGGGTGGAGGGGTGTGGCGGGTGTGAGGAGGTGACATAGGTGAGGGGACTCAGGTGGGCTGGGGATCGGGGAGGCCTCATGAAGAGGCATGTGGTATACAGAAAGGGCACACTGTCAGCAGACCCAGGCTCCAGTCCACATGCCCTCAGTAAGCTTTGTAACCTTGGCCATGGTCTTCACTGGACCTCAGTTTTTCCCTCTGAAGAATGGGGAGATTGAACAAATCTGTGAGGCCTGGTCACTAGAGATCAGTAATAGAGTGGTGGTCAGGTGTGAGGGTCTGGTGCCAGagagcttatttttttaatataaagatgtcgttttttaaaaaggatatttaCTTGTTTGGCTGtgacaggtcttagttgcggcatgcagcaTCTTGAGCTGCGGTGtgtgaactctcagttgcaggggtgggaactagttccctgaccagggatggaacccaggcctcctgcatttggagtcttagccactggaccactggaccaCTGCGACAATTGGGTGCTCTTGACCACTGACTTAAATGCTGAGCCTTGGTttttcccttctgtaaaatggacttTACTACTCCATCTATTgtagtaaggattaaatgagtttcaTTTAATCACAGTGCAGGTACAGAGCAAGTTCTATATATGTGTTAGTTGTCATCGTGTGAAAATGATCACCTCTCTAAGCCATCAGTTTTTTCAGCTGAAAAGAGATCTGCCTTACATAGTTATTGTTTGAATTGAATTAATTTACTTACAGTTTCTTGGTACGGGGCCCAATATCATTTAAAAACACAAGGAGCAGCCACTCTTATTTAATCAGCCCTAAAAAACTCATAAAAGTGACAGACCATGTTTGCTTACATTTTTCCTCCagctcctgaaagtgaaagtgaagtcactcagtcatgtccgactctttgcgatcccatggactgtagtctgccaggctcctccgtccatgggattttccaggcaagagtactggagtgggttgccatttccttctccaggggatcttcctgacccagggatcgaacccaggtctcctgcactgcaggcagacactttaccctctgagccaccagggaagctcccaccTCCCCCGCTCCCATGACATGCGGTAGAGGCTGGATGAATGTCTGATGAACATACTGATActatgggaggaggtgagctccaTGTCCCCCTAGTCCATCCTCTTGATCCAGATCTCCCAAGAAACTCACTCAAAATGAACATAAAGTGATTCCATGACCAGATCATGGAGTTAACTGGATTTTGATGGGCAGATGGAAATGTGAAGGGCATTCATTCCCAGTTGAGGAAGCAGAATGTGCAAGGATTCAGAGTCCAAAGGAAATGCCAACCAAGTGCCAGGGCTTGAAGTCTAAGGAGAAATTGGCACAGAACATGTAAAATTCAGGGAGAGATAAGTTGGAGCAGAGGCTAGAAAGGGACCAGATTGTGGAAGGCTCAGAAGGCCAAGGCCAGGAGTCCTGCCTTTGCTTGGCAGGCAGTGGGGGCCCTGGAGTTTCTTGAGCAAAGAGTGACCAGATAAGGTGGCCTGAGAATTCCTGGGAAACGTGTGGAGAGAGGCTGGGAGACAGAGGGAGCATAATGAGCCAGGCTTGTGATTTGGAATCAGGGTACCTGGATCCAGACAGGTTTTACTGTTCAGTCTGTGCCTTTGGGAAAGTCATTTAACATTTATGAgattcagctttctcatctgtaaagtaggaaaacacagcagtgataGTCTTATCTGCCCTACTCGCTTCTCAGCCTCACGGTGAGAATCAAATAAGACGATTTACGATTTACGGGAGAGTACATGTGATGATGGTTGTTGCTATTACCGGCTGCATCTTCTGACTCTCCACCACGAAGTGAGGGAGGCTCTCCAGGACCGACTTCCATAGAACCCTTGCCCTCCAGGGCTCTTCTTTGCCAAATCCAGCTTCCTCCAACATATGGGCGTAGTCAGGTTTTGAGACTTCAGATAAGAAGCGGTTCTCCAAAAAGAAGCGCTGCTCTCCAGCTCCCCATCTTTCTCGCCTGCTCCCCAACCGGCTCTAAACCCGCCTCCTCTCTCAACAGCGCCGCCATCTGGTTGACATCCTGCACCGCCGCTGCCCGCTCTTGCGCCCCTGGCTGCGCCGCCGATGCGTGGTGTGCCAAGCACCTGAGACGCCCGAGTCCTACGTGTGCCCTACACCGAACTGCGAGGCAGTGTACTGCCGCTCGTGCTGGAATGACATGCGGCAGCGGTGCCCGGTCTGCACACCCCGCGAGGAGCTCTCCTCCTCCGCCTACAGCGACAGCAACGATGATGCTACCTACGCGGAGTGAAGGGGTGTCTTGCTCGCTCTCCCAACCGCTGCTTCCTGTTTAATAAAATCCTTTATACACTCCTGCTGCCCGCGCTTCTCAGGCGTCCGGTACCGGAGGGTGAGCTGGGCAGTCGGGAGAACCAGCCCACCTGATCCGGCAGAACCCGGCTGCCGTCGTGAGAACGGAGGGCAGTGAAGCTGCTACGAAGGCGTCTTGACCCAGGGCCGGGTGCAGGCGCGACTCTTAAGCAGGTCGGACAGGGCCTCGGCTCCCATCCTGCACAGCAGCCTGAAGTGGCTGTGCAGAGCAGGGTGAGCAGTGCGGCAGTCGCGGTCAAGGGCTGGATCCACGCTTCTTTGGGACCCGGCGCACTGTGGGGGTGGAGCCTTTCCAGGGGCGGGGCttcggggcggggccgggctctGGGCAAGGTGGGAGGAGCTTGGGAGGGGCCTGTGGCTGCGCCTGGCTGCGAGGTGCTAGAAGCCGACCCGGCAGCCGCGGCTCCTCGGCGCCCGGCCCAGCACCTGCTGCCCTCGCCCGGCCCCGGGCGGCGCTGCCATGCGCCTGGCGCTGCTCTGGGCCCTGGGGCTCCTGGGCGCGGGCAGCCCATTGCCCTCCCGGCCGCTCCCAGATATAGGTGAGTACCTGGCCAGAAGTGGGCCGGGGGTCGCCCTGGGAGGACGCGCGGGAAGTCGGGAGGCCCTGGGGTCCTGGGGTCGGCCGGAGACCCCGAGAGACCCCATCCAAAGCACAGCCTGCCCTCTGATGTTCTGGGCCGAGGACCCGGCGACGGGGcgatggagtggggagggaaggtGGAGGGATGCCGGCGCCCCCGGGCCGGTCATCCTCTGCAGGGTCCCCGCGGACACTTTCAGGCTCCCGGGCCGGGCACCGCGGGGCCTCGCCCAGCACCCCCTCAGGATCGCGATAGTGGGGCTCTGCTCCCCGGGACTGACGTCTTCGCTCCTCTGGGGCCTAGCTGATCGTTCCACCCGGTGCCAGGGC contains:
- the DCST1 gene encoding LOW QUALITY PROTEIN: DC-STAMP domain-containing protein 1 (The sequence of the model RefSeq protein was modified relative to this genomic sequence to represent the inferred CDS: inserted 1 base in 1 codon) — its product is MAIRPHQNGAKGQRKLPHTTVQGFLNWGLPXTCNQFLWRQPGEFPISAFLLGAGTGGLLAIGLFQLLVNPMNIYEDQKMVTLYSLVGLGVVGWGTSPHIRCASLLLIPKMLGKEGRLFVLGYALAAIYEGPVANLRHNLNEVIASLGCTVELQINSTRTAWRVSTAPLRAVLKDLLSSKESLKAETQNITNSFEELDAQVNSESGFSPKDAEGSETAPGEEAPAASAFRHHLSTQKMYELKTKLRCSHVVNEAMFSCRRWFDQKHGVCMQRIWVPLLNHLLCLPMKFKFFCSIAKVMEVWCRSRIPVEGNFGQTYDSLNQSIHGLEGEFSATINLKEERRAGVLGLNTSWKHVSTEVRDYVRRQEAQLERTLGLLHALLSCTFLLVLHACFSYMDSYNGDIRFDNIYISTYFCQIDERRKKLGKQTLLPLRKAEKKTVIFPWDPTIQAAEMRNVLRELVETLPVLLLLLLLCGLDWALYSIFDTVRHHSFVQYSFRSSHKLEVKVGGDSMLARLLRNTIGALNTSSEMVVDSNNMPCLPQPVPLSTRAYLKAALPSGLLTCLCLLQAFGYRLRRVIAAFYFPKREKKRILFLYNDLLRKRAAFTQLRRATIVRRARQQRAPRRHLVDILHRRCPLLRPWLRRRCVVCQAPETPESYVCPTPNCEAVYCRSCWNDMRQRCPVCTPREELSSSAYSDSNDDATYAE